From the Streptomyces sp. NBC_00390 genome, the window CTCTTCGCTCCGAGCGCGTAGAAGTTCCCGTGGTGCGGCATCCGGGACCCCTGCCGGCGGGCGCCGGACCGTGGCACGATCCGGGCGGGCCCGGGACGTACGCCCCGGCCGGGGACGCGCAGGGGTCGTGTCCGGGACGTAAGGCGTCGTAGGTCTTGAGCGGGGGCGCTGGGCGGCTCGGCGGTTCTCAGCGGCGCGTTGCTGATTGCCCGCGAGACGGCCCAGAAGGACCTCTTCGCTCCGAGCGCGTAGAAGTTCCCGTGGTGCGGCATCCGGGACCCCTGCCGGCGGGCGCCGGACCGTGGCACGATCCGGGCGGGCCCGGGACGTACGCCCCGGCCGGGGACGCGCAGGGGCCGTGTCCGGGACGTAAGGCGTCGTAGGTCTTGAGCGGGTCAGGTCCCGGGAAAGCAGTCCCGGATACGACCCCCGGCGCGTCCCGACGCCACGCTCCCGGACCGGGCGAGGTCCGGGGCGTCACCCCGGCGCCGCCCGCCGAAGGGCACCGTCCCGGAGCGGCCCGACGCCGACCGCGTGAACAGAGCGCAGTCACGAGAACCCAGCGGCCTCCAGGGCGCCACGGACGCCGACTTGGCCACGCCCCGGCAAAAGTCACCCCGGCCCGCGGCCCGCCCCAGGGCCGGCCACACCCGGGATGCCACGACCCGCGCGAGGGCGTCGCACCAAGGCACCGCGCTCGGCCCGAGGGGGGGCAGACCGGTCCTCCGTCCGCCCGAGGGCCCGGCGGCGGCAAGGGCCGGATCGCGCCGCCGGGCTGTCACGGGAGGGGTCAGCAGGCTCCCAGGTCCTGCCACACACCCCACTCACCGGTAGTACCGGGCTCCTCGCCCTTCGTCCACCACTTGGACTTCCAGTTGTGCGAGGCGTGGGACACAGTCACGCCGCCGGCGTACTCGGTCGCCGCGTTCCACGCCGGCGCCGCGCACTGCCCGTTGCCGCCGCTGCCCGTGGGAGTCGGCGAGGGCGAGGGGCCGGTCGACGTGCTCGGCGACGGCGTCGGTGACGGGGACGGACCCGGGCCGGGCTCCACGATCGTCGTACCGCGGGCGAGGCCACCGGCGAGTCCGTACGTCTTCCCGCCGAACGTCACGGTCCAGTTGGACGGGGTCGACACCGGCAGGTAGTACACGAAGTCCAGCTCGACGGAGGCGCCGGGCGCCAGCGTCTGCCAGGCCGGCAGTTTCAGCGAGACACGGTGGTAGTCGCCCTTCAGCCCGCCCACATTGGTGCCGGTGTGGTCGCTGCGGATGACCGTTGTGCCGAACCCGGACTGGTCCTTGGCGTTCCCCGGCGCCGAGGAGCCGTAGTCGAACCGGAACTCCGTACCCCCGGGCAGCGTCGCCGTCGTGTTGTTCGTGATCTTCAGCTTGGGGCTGATCGGGTAGTTGGAGTCGCCGAGCGGGAACTGCCCGAACTCGACGTCGATCGCGACCGCTTCGGCCGGCAGGGTGGTCGTCGCGCGCGTCGCGCCGTACGGAGGCGCCGCCTTGAACGCGTCGTACATGGCCGTGGTGAGCGTGTCGCCCATCTCGTACTGGCCCTTGGCGGCGTTCCAGTCGTAGTCGCCCGCCAGCTCCCAGATCATGGTGCCGCCGATTCCCTTGTCCACCACGTAGTCGGCCTTGGCGCTCACCGACTGCTCGTCCTCGGTCGACAGGAACACCTTCTTCTGGGCGTTCCACAGCCACGGTGCCACCAGCGTGGCGTCGTACTTGCGGACATACGTACCCGTCAGCGCGGTACCGGCCGGGAAGCCGTATGCCGTGACGTAGTCGCCGACGACGCCCTTCTCCAGGTTCTTGGCGTGCCACATCGGGTTGGATCCGGCCGGGGACTCGTTGCCCGCCGCGTCCTTGTCGTGCCAGAGGTTGTCGATTCCGACGGCCCCGTCCCCGCACCTGGTCAGACCGGCGCCGGCCGGACAGGTGGTCGAGGGCGCCTTGCCCCACAGCCCGTCCGTGCCGCCCTGGACGTTCTTGAAGCCCCGCGTGTAGTACGGAAGGCCGATGTTGATCCGGCCCGCCGGCATCGATCCGCGGAAGTAGTGGTACGCCCAGTCGGTGTTGAGGTAGCCGATCCCGCCGTACTGGGACGTGGAGTAGACGCCCGCCGCGGCCAGTTCGCCGTCCTTGCCGTCGTCGAACAGCGAGGCGTTGGGCCCGACGTACTCGTTCCAGGCGCCGTGCAGGTCGTACGACATGATGTTGACGTAGTCCAGGTACTTCTGGACCTGGAAGGTCTCCATGCCGCGCAGCAGATAGCCGGAGGACGGCGCCGCCACGGTCTGCATGTAGTGCTTGCCGTCGCTCGCCCCGGCCCGGTCGAGCTTCTCTCGCAGGCTCTTCATCAGCGCCGCGTAGCCCTTGACGAGACCCGCCCGGCGGGCGTTGGAGACCGAATGGTCCAGCGGGTTGCCCGCGTCCTTCATCGAGGTCGGGTACTCGTAGTCGATGTCGACTCCGTCGAAGCCGTACTTCTTGATGAAGGCGACGGCCGAGTCCGCGAAGGTGTCGATACCGGCCTGGTTCACCGAGCCGTCGGCGTTGGTCGCCATCGAGTAGAACCCGCCGGAGGCGACCCGGGTGCCGTTGCCGTCGAAGTAGCCGCCGGTCTCGGCCCAGCCGCCGACCGAGATCAGCGTCTTCACCTGGGGGTGCTGTTTCTTGAATTTGTTCAGCAGATTGAAGTGACCCTTGTACGTGTACGCCGGGTCCATCTCGGCCCCGGCGACGCCGGGCCATGTCATCCCGGTCGCCGCGTTGTCGGCGCCGTCCGCGCCGACCGACAGTTTGTTGGCCGAATCGATGTGTCCGAAGGCGTAGTTGATGTGGGTGACCTTGTCCCACGGGATGTCGGAGGCGAGGTAGGCGGGGGCGCCGTCCTTTCCGGTACGCCAGCCGGTGAAGTAGCCGATGACGCGCCGCTGATGGTCGGCGCCCATCTTCTCGCGGCCCTCGGTGTCGTAGACGGAGCAGTAGGGAACGTTCACGCCCGGAGTCGCGTACAGCCCGTCGGGGCGACAGGACTCCTGGCTTGCGGCGTGCGATACGCCTGACGAGAGCGCGCCGGCCAGCAGCGAGGCGGCAGTTGCCGCGCCGACCGCGAGCAGCGAGGCTCTGGTACGGGTGGGGGACAGCACGATCGTTCTCCTCCTGGTGGGGATCCCGCTGCACCCCGCCAGGGGGGCGCAGGGGGGTTCGGCCTCGCACAACTGGCATGGGGATGGTGCGGGTTGGCCTACGGGCGTGCGCACGCCCGCGGCGTGATCCGCGGAGGTGTCGCAGAGATTAAGAGGACTAGACCAGTGCGTCAATAGGTCTGGACCATTCCGCAGGTGGAAGCCTTTTCGGCCACTCCGTACGCTGTCTGTGAGCCAGTCCACAGCCATCACCTGCATGGCCGAGCGCCGGGCGTGGCACACTTGCCCTGTATCAGCAGCAGCGCACTCCGGGGTCGGTGCAATTCCGAACCGGCGGTTACAGTCCGCGACCCGTCCGCAGCCAGCGGCCGGTTGACCAGGTGAAATTCCTGGACCGACGGTTAAAGTCCGGATGGGAGGCAGTGCGCGGCGGGTGACCCTTGTGGTTCGCCGGCCGTCTGTGGCCGATCGTCCTCAGCGACGACCGGTTCTGTCGGTCCTGGCGTTGCCATGAGGTGTTTCTCCGCTCTCTGTCGTCATCGACAGCCCCGGAGTCCGTGCCCGAAGAGGCAGGAGGACCCGGTGGCCACCGCAGCCGACTCGACCGCCATGCGCCGAGCCATCGCGCTCGCCGCCCGCGGACTCGGCTCCACCAGCCCCAACCCGGTCGTCGGGTGCGTCATCACCGACGCCTGCGGAGAGCCCGTCGGCGAGGGCTTCCACCAGCGCGCCGGCGGCCCCCATGCCGAGATCCACGCCCTGCGCGCCGCAGGCGAGCGCGCCCGCGGCGGCACTGCGTACGTCTCCCTCGAACCCTGCAACCACACCGGGCGCACCGGCCCCTGCGCCCAGGCACTCGCCGACGCCGGGATCGCCCGCGTCGTGTACGCGGTCGGCGACCCGAACCCGCAGGCCACCGGCGGTGCCGACACCCTGCGCGCGGCCGGCGCAGAGGTCGAACAGGGACTGCTCGCCGACGAGGCCGAGGCCGGCAACATCGCCTGGCTCACCTCCGTACGCCTCGGGCGCCCCTATGTCCTGTGGAAGTACGCCGCCACGCTCGACGGCCGTATCGCCGCTGCCGACGGCACCAGCCGCTGGATCAGCTCGCCCGAGTCCCGCGCCGACGTCCACCGGCTGCGCGCCGAGGCCGACGCGGTCGTCGTCGGCTCCGGCACCGTCCGCGCGGACGACCCGCACCTGGCCGTGCGCGGCATCGACGGCGCCGTCCAGCCACTGCGGGTCGTCGTCGACACCGAAGCCGCCGCCGTCAGGCCCGGCGCGCGCGTCCTCGACGACGCCGCGCCGACCGTGATCGCGGTCGCGGAGGATGCCGACACTGCTCTTCCCGGCGTCGTACGGCTGCCGCGGACGGCCACGGGCCTGTCGGTACCCGCCCTGCTGGCCGAGCTCCATGAGCGCGGCGTCCGCTCCGTGCTCCTCGAGGGAGGCCCGACCCTCGCCGGCGCCTTCGTCGCCGCGGGCGCCGTCGACAAGGTCGTCGGCTACCTCGCCCCCGTACTCCTCGGTGAGGGCCCCGCCGCCCTCGCCCACGCAGGAATCACCACCATCACCGAGGCGTTGCGGCTCGACGTCACCGAGACCGTCCGTATCGGCCCCGATCTGCGGATCACCGCGACCGTCCCCAAGGGAGCTTGAGAGTGTTCACCGGAATTGTCGAAGAACTGGGTGAGGTCACCGCCATCGAGGACCTCGGCGACTCCTCGCGCTTCCGGCTGCGCGGACCTGTCGTCACCGAGGGCGCGAAGCACGGCGACTCCATCGCCGTCAACGGTGTCTGCCTCACCGTCGTCGAGTTCGGCGACGGCGAGTTCACCGCCGACGTGATGGCCGAGACCCTGAACCGCTCCAGCCTCGGTGCCCTGGAGGCCGGCTCGCGCGTCAACCTCGAGCGCCCCATGGCGGTCGGCGACCGGCTGGGCGGTCACATCGTCCAGGGCCATGTCGACGGCACCGGCACCGTCGTCGCGCGCAAGCCGTCGGAGAACTGGGAGATCGTCACGATCTCCCTTCCCACCGACCTCACTCGATACGTCGTCGAGAAGGGCTCGATCACGGTTGACGGCGTCAGCCTCACCGTCGTCGACGCCGGCCCCGACCACTTCACGATCAGCCTCATCCCCACCACCCTCGCCCTGACCACGCTGGGCATCAAGCAGCCTGGCGACCCGGTCAACCTCGAGGTCGACGTCATCGCCAAGTACGTCGAGCGGCTGCTCGGCGCCGACGCCAGGGAGAGCGCGAAGTGAGCGGTCTGTCCTGGCTCAACTCGGAGGCCTTCACGGTCCTCGGGCAGCACATCAAGTGGTCGGACATGACCGGCAACACGATCGGACTGATCGCGCTCGCGCTCGGCTGGCGGCGCTCGGTGTGGACCTGGCCCGTGCAGTTCGTCTCCGGTCTCATCCTGTTCACCGCCTTTGCCTCCCACCTGACCGGCAGCGCCGGCAAGCAGGTCGTGGTGATGGCCGTGGCCGCGTGGGGCTGGTGGCAGTGGACCCACGGCCAGAAGCAGGCCGAGGACGGGGCGATCGCCGTCCGCTTCGCCACCTGGCGCGAGCGCGGTGTCATGGCGGGCGCAGCCCTCCTCGGCACCCTCGCCGTCGGCGGACTGTTCACCGCGTACCCGTCGCTGTCCTGGGACGCCTGGCCCGACGCGTACATCTTCGTCGGCACCCTCGTCGCGATGTACGCCCAGGCACGCGGCATGGTCGAGTTCTGGTTCGCATGGCTGCTCGTCGACCTGGTCGGCGTACCCCTGAACTTCGCCAACGGCTACGCCTTCTCCGGTTTCGTCTATGTGATCTACGGCGCGCTCGTCCTGTGGGGCATGCGCGACTGGTGGCAGCGCTCCCGCCGGAGCGCCGAGCCCTCCCTGGAAGGAGCACCGGCATGACTGCCCTGCCCGCGTGGTACTCCGCCGACAGCGCCGAGGACCTCTCGCTCGACCCTGTCGAGCAGGCCATCCGCGACATCGCCGCCGGCCGGCCCGTGGTGGTCGTCGACGACGAGGACCGCGAGAACGAGGGCGACCTCGTCATCGCCGCGGAGAAGGCGACCCCCGAGGTCATCGCCTTCATGATGAGCGAATGCCGCGGTCTGATCTGTGCGCCCATGGAGGGCGACGAGCTGGACCGGCTCGAGCTCCCGCAGATGGTCGAGCGCAACACCGAGTCCATGCAGACGGCCTTCACCGTCTCGGTCGACGCGGGCCCGGCCCACGGCGTGACCACCGGAATCTCCGCCGCCGACCGCGCCACGACACTGCGGCTGCTCGCCGACGGGAAGTCCGAGGCGACCGACTTCGTACGCCCCGGCCACATCTTCCCGCTGCGCGCGAAGCCCGGCGGCGTACTGGTCCGCAACGGCCACACCGAGGCCGCGGTCGACCTGGCCCGCCTGGCCGGGCTGCGCCCCGCAGGCGCCATCGTGGAGATCGCCGGCGAGGACGGCGTCATGCTGCGCCTGCCCGAACTGGTGCCCTTCGCCCGCAAGCACGGCCTGACGATCATCTCCATCGAGGACCTGATCGCCTACCGGCGCAGCTCCGAGCCGACGGTGAAGCGTGAGGCGGAGGTGAACCTGCCCACCTCCTTCGGCCGGTTCACCGCCTACGGCTACCGCTCCACCACCGACGGCATCGAGCATGTCGCGCTCGTCCACGGCGACATCGGCGACGGCGAGGACCTGCTGGTGCGCGTCCACTCCGAGTGCCTGACCGGCGACATCTTCCACTCGCTGCGCTGCGACTGCGGCCCCCAGCTGCAGGCCTCCATGCAGCACATCACCGAGGCCGGACGGGGAATCGTCGTCTATCTGCGCGGCCATGAGGGACGCGGCATCGGACTGATGTCCAAGCTGCGCGCATACGAACTCCAGGAGCGCGGCCGCGACACCCTGGACGCCAATCTCGAGCTCGGCCTGCCCGCCGACGCACGCGACTACGCGGCGGGCGCGCAGATTCTCGATGACCTCGGCGTGCGCAGCGTCCGGCTGATGACGAACAACCCCGACAAGGTCTCCGCGCTCGTGCGGTTCGGCATCACCGTCCTCGGCCGTGAACCGATGGCCGTCCAGGCGGGCGAGCACAACCTCCGGTATCTGCGTACCAAGCGCGACCGGATGGGACACGACCTGCCCTGGCTCGACTCCCCTTCGCTCCGCCGGGAGGACCCCCACGCAGCGTCGACCTGCGGCAACCAGTAATCCAGCAATCAGTAAGTCAGCAATTCAGCAAGCTGCACGTCAGCAAGCGGCTAGGGAGAAAAATGAGCGGCAAGGGTGCACCCGAACTGTCCGTACGCAACTGCGGCGACCTGCGGGTGGCGGTGATCGCGGCCCAGTGGCACGAGAAGGTCATGGACGGCCTCGTCGACGGCGCCCTGCGCGCACTGCACGAGCTCGGCATCGACGAGCCGACGCTGCTGCGCGTCCCCGGCAGCTTCGAGCTCCCCGTGGTGGCCAAGGTGCTGGCCGGCCGCGGCTACGACGCCATCGTCGCGCTCGGCGTCGTCATCCGCGGCGGCACACCGCACTTCGACTATGTGTGCCAGGGCGTCACCCAGGGCCTGACCCAGGTCAGCATCGACACCGGCGTCCCCATCGGCTTCGGTGTACTCACCTGCGACACCGAGGAGCAGGCCCTGGACCGCGCCGGAATCGAGGGCTCGAACGAGGACAAGGGCCATGAGGCGGTCACCGCCGCCGTCGCCACCGCGGCCACGCTGCGTTCAGTATCTGAACCCTGGCGCTGAGCAGAAGCCACTTCCGCGTAGGGTGGGACCACCATGTCCAAGAAGACGTTCGAGGAGCTCTTCGCCGAGCTCCAGCAGAAGGCCGCCACCGGCGATCCCGCCACCTCCCGTACCGCCGAACTGGTGGACAAGGGCGTCCATGCCATCGGCAAGAAGGTCGTCGAGGAGGCCGCCGAGGTATGGATGGCCGCCGAGTACGAGGGCAAGGAAGCCGCCGCCGAAGAGATCTCCCAGCTGCTCTACCACGTCCAGGTGATGATGGTCGCGCGCGGGATCTCCCTCGACGACGTCTACGCCCACCTCTGAGTCCAGCCCCGCTCCGCACGTACACACGCGAACAAAGGAAGCCTGTCTCATGCTGCGCATCGCCGTCCCCAACAAGGGTTCACTGTCCGGACCTGCGTCGGCGATGCTCCATGAGGCCGGTTACCAGCAGCGCAAGGAGTCGAAAGAGCTCGTGCTCGTCGACCCGGTGAACGAGGTCGAGTTCTTCTACCTGCGCCCACGCGACATCGCGATCTACGTGAGCTCCGGACGGCTCGACATCGGCATCACCGGCCGCGATCTGCTGCTCGACTCCGGTGCCAACGCCGAGGAGATCCTCGAGCTCGGCTTCGCGCGCTCCACCTTCCGCTACGCCACCAAGCCCGGCACCGCCAAGGGCGTAGAGGACTTCGACGGCATGACGATCGCCACCTCCTACGAGGGCATCGTCGCCAAGCACCTCGCCGACAACGGCATCGACGCCTCGGTCGTCCACCTCGACGGCGCCGTCGAGACCTCCATCGACCTCGGCGTCGCCCAGGTCATCGCCGATGTCGTCGAGACCGGCACCAGCCTGCGCAACGCGGGTCTCGAGGTCATCGGCGAGCCGATCCTCGACTCCCAGGCCGTCGTCATCCGGCGCACGGGCGCGAACGGCGAGGACCCCAAGGTGCAGCAGTTCCTGCGCCGCCTCCAGGGAGTCCTGGTCGCCCGCAGCTACGTGATGATGGACTACGACTGCCGGGTCGAGCACCTGGAGCAGGCGGTGGCCCTCACCCCGGGCCTCGAGTCCCCGACGATCTCCCCGCTGCACCACGAGGGCTGGGTCGCGGTCCGCTCCATGGTGGCGGCCAAGGAAGCCCAGCGCATCATGGACGATCTGTACGACCTCGGCGCCCGCGCCATCCTGACCACGGCCATCCACGCGTGCCGGCTCTGAAGGACACTCGACCCGCATGTCTGCTCAAGCACCCCGACTCCCCGCGCTCCCGGTCACGTTCAGGCCGACCCGGACCCGGATCGTCCTGCTGACCGTGGGCTCGGCGATGTGCGCCGTCCTCATCTCGGTGACTCTGCTGCTCGACAGGCTCAGTGCGCCCGAACGGGTGAGCTTCATCTTCACCGCGCTGCTGTTCTTCGGCGTGCTGGCACTGCTGAGCCGGCCCAAGGTCGTCGCCGACGAGGACGGTGTCACCGTCGTCAACCTGACGCGGACGCGCCGCCTCGCGTGGCCGGAGATCCTCCGCGTCAATCTGCGCCCGGGCGACCCCTGGGTGTTCCTCGATCTCAGCGACGGCACCAGCCTGCCCGTGCTCGGCATTCAGCCGGGCATCGCCAAGGCACATGCCATCAGCGACGCCCGCGCGCTGCGCGCCCTCGCCGAGACCCACGGCACCCGACCGGACGAGGTCTAGGTCACCTCCTCTGCCCCACCCGGCCGAAGCCCTATTACTCTGGTGGCGGCGGCGCCGAGTGCGCCGCCGCCCCCCGGCCACGCGGCCCCGGCCGTGGGGCACCTGCAAACCGAGGAGTGACTGACTCCGGCAATGGACGGATCGTCCGGTAGTACCTGCGCCGCCCCCTCCCAGGAGGCGGCGGCATGATCGTTCCCCTACTGCTGCTCGCCGCAGCGTTCCTGCTGATCCTCGCCAACGGCTTCTTCGTGGCAGCCGAGTTCGGCCTGGTCACGGTGGAACGCCCCGAGGCCGAGCGTGCAGCGGCCGAAGGCGACCGGCGCGCCGGTCGCGTGGTCACCGCGCTGAAGGAGCTGTCCTTCCAGCTCTCCGGCACCCAGCTCGGCATCACCATCACCTCACTCGTGGTCGGCATGCTCGCCGAGCCCGCGCTCGCCCAGCTGCTGGACGGGCCGCTGACCGCCACCGGGCTGCCCGAGGGAGCCGTGTCCGGGGTGGCGGTGATCATCGGCATGCTGCTCGCCTCCGCCGTCCAGATGGTGATCGGGGAGCTCGTCCCCAAGAACTGGGCGGTGTCCCGGCCGTTGCAGGTCGCGCGCTTCGTCGCCGGCCCGCAGCACCGTTTCTCCACCCTCTTCCGCCCGGTCATCACCCTGCTCAACGCCACCGCCAACCGCCTCGTACGGATGTTCGGCGTCGAGCCCGCCGAGGAGCTGGCCTCCGCCCGTACCCCGGGCGAGCTGGTGGCACTGGCCCGCCACTCGGCGCGCGCGGGAACCCTGGAACAGGACACTGCGGACCTCTTCGTGCGCACCCTGTCGCTGGGCCATCTCACCGCCCAGCATGTGATGACCCCGCGGGTGAAGGTGAGCGCCCTGCAGTCCGACGCCACCGCCGCCGATGTCCTCAACCTGACCAGGGCCACCGGCCTTTCGCGCTTCCCGGTCTACCGGGAGCGCATCGACGAGATCGTCGGCATGCTGCACCTCAAGGACGCACTCGCGGTGCCCGTGGCCGAACGGCTGCGCACCCGCGTCGACCGGATCGCGGTCCCGCCGCTGTTGGTGCCCGAGACCCTGCCGGTGCAGCAGCTGCTGGAGCGGCTGCGCAGCGAACAGCCCATAGCCGTCGTCGTCGACGAGTACGGCGGCACCGCCGGCGTGGTCACCCTCGAGGACATCGTCGAGGAGCTCGTCGGCGAGGTCCGCGACGAGCACGACGCCGAGACGGACGCACGGCCGGAACTGGCACCGGTCGCCCCGGAGGACGGCAGGCCCGCCTGGGAGGCCGACGGCAGCTGCCGGGTGCTCACCCTGCGCCGGATAGGACTTGAGGTGCCCGACGGTCCCTACGAGACCGTGGCCGGCCTCGTGGCCGATCTGCTGGGCCGTATCCCCGCCCCCGGCGACCGGGCCGAACTCCCCGGCTGGCGGCTCTCGGTCCGCCAGGTGGAGCGCTACCGCGCAGAGCGGGTGCGGCTGGTGCGCACCGCGGATGTGCCGGTCATGACGGAGGCCGTGCGATGAGCGTCCTGCAACTGCTGTTCGCCCTGCTGCTGGTGCTGGCGAATGGATTCTTCGTCGGCGCCGAGTTCGCTCTCGTGTCCGTACGCCGCAGCCAGATCGACCCGCTCGCCGCGGCAGGATCCGGACGGGCCCGCCAGGTACTGCACGGACTGGAGAACCTCCCGCAGATGATGGCGGCCGCCCAGTTCGGCATCACCATCTGCTCCCTGACCCTCGGCGCGGTGGCCGAGCCGACCGTCGCGCATCTGCTGGAGCCGGTCTTCCACGCCGCCCGTGTGCCGGAGGGACTCGTTCATCCGCTCGGCTATGTCATCGCCCTGGCCGTGGTGGTCTTCCTTCATCTCGTCGTCGGCGAGATGCTGCCGAAGAACCTGGCGATGGCCGCACCGGAGAAGACCGCGCTGTGGCTCAGCCCGGGCCTCGTCGGCTTCGCCCGGCTGTGCCGCCCGGTCACCACGGCGCTCGGTGCCTGCGCCCGGCTGGTGCTGCGGGTCTTCGGCGTCGAGCCGAAGGACGAGGTGGAGGCGGTCTTCACCAGCGAGCAGCTCAACCGGCTTGTCGAGGACGCGGGCCAGGCGGGCCTCCTCGAGCCTGCCGAGCAGGAGCGCCTCGAGGACGCGCTCGAACTGGGCAGCCGCCCGGTGAGCGATGTGCTCATCGCCCGCTCGGCCCTCGTGACCGTGCCCCCCTCGGTCACGCCCCGGCAGATGGAGGAGCTGACGGTACGCACCGGCTACTCGCGCTTTCCGGTCTGCACCCAGGACGTGGCCGGGCCCTTCATGGGCTATCTGCACGTCAAGGACGTGCTGGACCTGGAGGAGCGGGAACGGGCGGTGCCTCAGCACGTCTGGCGGCCGATGGCGACGCTCCGGGCCGAACTGCCCCTGGACGACGCCCTCACCGTGATGCGCCGCGCGGCCACGCATCTCGCCCAGGTCTCCGACGCGTCGGGACGGGTGCTCGGCCTGGTGGCGCTGGAGGACGTACTGGAGATGCTGGTCGGTGAGGTCCGCGATCCGGCCCACCGGCTCACCGGGCCCAGGGCGCCGCGGACGGCACCGGACACGGCCCTCGTCAGCTGACCTGCCGGGATCGGATCAGCCGAGGGGAGGATCCTGCGGGCCGCGGCCCATCGGACCGCGGCCCGACAGGACCTCCCCGTACGCCTGCATCAGATCGGGCAGCCGCAGTGTCGAGAGGTCCTCGCGGTTCGGCGTCCCCGGATATGTGGACAGCCGCAGATCCCGGTACGCACAGCTCTTCTCGTACAGAGTGCGCAGGAAGCGGCCGTTGCCCAGCTCGTCGATCCAGCCCTGGTCGACGACATGGCCGCTGATGGACCGCAGCTCGTCGCGTGCCTCGTCGTCCCACATGTCGCCGTTCTCGGCCGCGAGCACCTCGCCGATCGCCGTGAGCTCCAGCGGACGGTACGAGGGGAAGTCGACCCGGGTGGTG encodes:
- a CDS encoding chitinase C-terminal domain-containing protein: MLSPTRTRASLLAVGAATAASLLAGALSSGVSHAASQESCRPDGLYATPGVNVPYCSVYDTEGREKMGADHQRRVIGYFTGWRTGKDGAPAYLASDIPWDKVTHINYAFGHIDSANKLSVGADGADNAATGMTWPGVAGAEMDPAYTYKGHFNLLNKFKKQHPQVKTLISVGGWAETGGYFDGNGTRVASGGFYSMATNADGSVNQAGIDTFADSAVAFIKKYGFDGVDIDYEYPTSMKDAGNPLDHSVSNARRAGLVKGYAALMKSLREKLDRAGASDGKHYMQTVAAPSSGYLLRGMETFQVQKYLDYVNIMSYDLHGAWNEYVGPNASLFDDGKDGELAAAGVYSTSQYGGIGYLNTDWAYHYFRGSMPAGRINIGLPYYTRGFKNVQGGTDGLWGKAPSTTCPAGAGLTRCGDGAVGIDNLWHDKDAAGNESPAGSNPMWHAKNLEKGVVGDYVTAYGFPAGTALTGTYVRKYDATLVAPWLWNAQKKVFLSTEDEQSVSAKADYVVDKGIGGTMIWELAGDYDWNAAKGQYEMGDTLTTAMYDAFKAAPPYGATRATTTLPAEAVAIDVEFGQFPLGDSNYPISPKLKITNNTTATLPGGTEFRFDYGSSAPGNAKDQSGFGTTVIRSDHTGTNVGGLKGDYHRVSLKLPAWQTLAPGASVELDFVYYLPVSTPSNWTVTFGGKTYGLAGGLARGTTIVEPGPGPSPSPTPSPSTSTGPSPSPTPTGSGGNGQCAAPAWNAATEYAGGVTVSHASHNWKSKWWTKGEEPGTTGEWGVWQDLGAC
- the ribD gene encoding bifunctional diaminohydroxyphosphoribosylaminopyrimidine deaminase/5-amino-6-(5-phosphoribosylamino)uracil reductase RibD, giving the protein MATAADSTAMRRAIALAARGLGSTSPNPVVGCVITDACGEPVGEGFHQRAGGPHAEIHALRAAGERARGGTAYVSLEPCNHTGRTGPCAQALADAGIARVVYAVGDPNPQATGGADTLRAAGAEVEQGLLADEAEAGNIAWLTSVRLGRPYVLWKYAATLDGRIAAADGTSRWISSPESRADVHRLRAEADAVVVGSGTVRADDPHLAVRGIDGAVQPLRVVVDTEAAAVRPGARVLDDAAPTVIAVAEDADTALPGVVRLPRTATGLSVPALLAELHERGVRSVLLEGGPTLAGAFVAAGAVDKVVGYLAPVLLGEGPAALAHAGITTITEALRLDVTETVRIGPDLRITATVPKGA
- a CDS encoding riboflavin synthase, which encodes MFTGIVEELGEVTAIEDLGDSSRFRLRGPVVTEGAKHGDSIAVNGVCLTVVEFGDGEFTADVMAETLNRSSLGALEAGSRVNLERPMAVGDRLGGHIVQGHVDGTGTVVARKPSENWEIVTISLPTDLTRYVVEKGSITVDGVSLTVVDAGPDHFTISLIPTTLALTTLGIKQPGDPVNLEVDVIAKYVERLLGADARESAK
- a CDS encoding nicotinamide mononucleotide transporter family protein; the encoded protein is MSWLNSEAFTVLGQHIKWSDMTGNTIGLIALALGWRRSVWTWPVQFVSGLILFTAFASHLTGSAGKQVVVMAVAAWGWWQWTHGQKQAEDGAIAVRFATWRERGVMAGAALLGTLAVGGLFTAYPSLSWDAWPDAYIFVGTLVAMYAQARGMVEFWFAWLLVDLVGVPLNFANGYAFSGFVYVIYGALVLWGMRDWWQRSRRSAEPSLEGAPA
- a CDS encoding bifunctional 3,4-dihydroxy-2-butanone-4-phosphate synthase/GTP cyclohydrolase II, translated to MTALPAWYSADSAEDLSLDPVEQAIRDIAAGRPVVVVDDEDRENEGDLVIAAEKATPEVIAFMMSECRGLICAPMEGDELDRLELPQMVERNTESMQTAFTVSVDAGPAHGVTTGISAADRATTLRLLADGKSEATDFVRPGHIFPLRAKPGGVLVRNGHTEAAVDLARLAGLRPAGAIVEIAGEDGVMLRLPELVPFARKHGLTIISIEDLIAYRRSSEPTVKREAEVNLPTSFGRFTAYGYRSTTDGIEHVALVHGDIGDGEDLLVRVHSECLTGDIFHSLRCDCGPQLQASMQHITEAGRGIVVYLRGHEGRGIGLMSKLRAYELQERGRDTLDANLELGLPADARDYAAGAQILDDLGVRSVRLMTNNPDKVSALVRFGITVLGREPMAVQAGEHNLRYLRTKRDRMGHDLPWLDSPSLRREDPHAASTCGNQ
- the ribH gene encoding 6,7-dimethyl-8-ribityllumazine synthase produces the protein MSGKGAPELSVRNCGDLRVAVIAAQWHEKVMDGLVDGALRALHELGIDEPTLLRVPGSFELPVVAKVLAGRGYDAIVALGVVIRGGTPHFDYVCQGVTQGLTQVSIDTGVPIGFGVLTCDTEEQALDRAGIEGSNEDKGHEAVTAAVATAATLRSVSEPWR
- a CDS encoding phosphoribosyl-ATP diphosphatase, translated to MSKKTFEELFAELQQKAATGDPATSRTAELVDKGVHAIGKKVVEEAAEVWMAAEYEGKEAAAEEISQLLYHVQVMMVARGISLDDVYAHL
- the hisG gene encoding ATP phosphoribosyltransferase produces the protein MLRIAVPNKGSLSGPASAMLHEAGYQQRKESKELVLVDPVNEVEFFYLRPRDIAIYVSSGRLDIGITGRDLLLDSGANAEEILELGFARSTFRYATKPGTAKGVEDFDGMTIATSYEGIVAKHLADNGIDASVVHLDGAVETSIDLGVAQVIADVVETGTSLRNAGLEVIGEPILDSQAVVIRRTGANGEDPKVQQFLRRLQGVLVARSYVMMDYDCRVEHLEQAVALTPGLESPTISPLHHEGWVAVRSMVAAKEAQRIMDDLYDLGARAILTTAIHACRL
- a CDS encoding PH domain-containing protein, with amino-acid sequence MSAQAPRLPALPVTFRPTRTRIVLLTVGSAMCAVLISVTLLLDRLSAPERVSFIFTALLFFGVLALLSRPKVVADEDGVTVVNLTRTRRLAWPEILRVNLRPGDPWVFLDLSDGTSLPVLGIQPGIAKAHAISDARALRALAETHGTRPDEV